One Megasphaera elsdenii DSM 20460 genomic window carries:
- the pfkA gene encoding 6-phosphofructokinase: MINKIGVLTSGGDAPGMNAAIRGVTRYAIQKGLTVEGIIRGYEGLLSHETRPLGRRDVGAIIHRGGTMLRTARCLEFKEKETQKKAAAYLRELEIDALVVIGGDGSMRGAQALSRWGIPTITIPGTIDNDMMGTQYTLGFDTAVNTVLESVNKIRDTAFSHDRVAVIEVMGREAGFIALNAGMASGAEAVLVPEHPVDLAALCRHLEESHRMKKLSSIVIVAEGAAKGADVVDYIKEHTYLSPNLTVLGYVQRGGAPSAYDAIMAGRFAQKAVDSLLAGTYNCVVGLIDNRVVATPYSEAEALRYPIDENLLSLVHLLGR; encoded by the coding sequence ATGATCAACAAAATCGGAGTATTGACCAGCGGCGGCGACGCTCCTGGTATGAATGCGGCTATCCGCGGGGTTACACGGTATGCCATCCAGAAAGGTCTTACTGTCGAAGGCATCATTCGCGGCTATGAAGGGCTGTTGAGTCATGAAACGCGCCCCTTAGGTCGTCGTGATGTCGGCGCTATCATCCATCGCGGCGGTACGATGCTTCGGACAGCCCGCTGCCTGGAATTCAAAGAAAAAGAAACGCAGAAAAAAGCAGCTGCCTACCTGCGTGAACTGGAAATAGATGCCCTCGTCGTCATCGGCGGCGACGGTTCCATGCGCGGTGCCCAGGCTTTGAGCCGCTGGGGCATCCCGACCATTACCATTCCCGGCACCATCGACAACGATATGATGGGGACGCAGTATACCCTGGGTTTCGATACGGCTGTCAATACGGTTCTGGAATCGGTCAATAAGATTCGTGATACGGCGTTCTCCCATGACCGCGTCGCCGTCATCGAAGTCATGGGCCGTGAAGCCGGATTCATCGCCCTCAATGCCGGCATGGCTTCCGGTGCCGAAGCGGTCCTGGTCCCGGAACATCCTGTCGACTTGGCTGCCCTTTGCCGTCACCTGGAAGAATCGCACCGCATGAAGAAATTGAGCAGTATCGTCATCGTCGCGGAAGGCGCTGCCAAAGGGGCCGATGTCGTCGACTACATCAAAGAACACACCTACCTTTCGCCGAACTTGACCGTCCTCGGCTATGTCCAGCGCGGCGGCGCTCCGTCGGCTTATGACGCCATCATGGCAGGCCGTTTTGCCCAGAAAGCCGTCGACAGCCTGCTGGCTGGCACGTACAACTGTGTCGTCGGCCTCATCGATAACCGCGTCGTAGCGACGCCGTATTCGGAAGCCGAAGCCCTGCGCTATCCCATCGACGAAAATCTGTTGAGCCTGGTCCATCTCTTAGGGAGATAA
- a CDS encoding amino acid ABC transporter permease, whose amino-acid sequence MSFDFSLIWNSLPLLLAGAGVTIEITAIAVGLGFIFGLITSVCRLSGVKVLQVIAVCYVNIIRGTPMLVQIFLIYFALPMVIGERINPFVAAVAACSINSGAYVSEIFRAGIQSVDKGQMEAGRSLGLSWMQTMRYVILPQAFKHVIPPLGNEFISMTKETSLVSVIGFEELTRRGQLIIAKTYGSFEIWLTVAAIYLVMTLTIARLVSYLERRFATDDRN is encoded by the coding sequence ATGTCGTTTGATTTTAGTCTGATCTGGAACTCATTGCCCCTGCTGTTAGCCGGTGCCGGTGTTACCATTGAAATCACGGCGATTGCTGTCGGCCTGGGTTTCATTTTCGGCCTGATTACCAGTGTCTGCCGTCTGTCAGGCGTCAAGGTCCTGCAGGTCATTGCCGTCTGCTACGTCAATATTATCCGTGGTACGCCTATGCTGGTCCAGATTTTCCTGATTTATTTTGCCCTGCCCATGGTTATCGGTGAACGTATCAATCCTTTCGTCGCTGCCGTCGCTGCCTGCTCGATCAATAGTGGGGCTTATGTTTCGGAAATTTTCCGCGCTGGGATCCAGTCTGTCGATAAAGGCCAGATGGAAGCCGGCCGGTCCCTGGGCTTATCGTGGATGCAGACCATGCGCTACGTCATCTTGCCCCAGGCTTTCAAACACGTCATCCCGCCGTTAGGCAACGAATTTATTTCCATGACCAAGGAAACGTCCCTGGTTTCGGTCATCGGCTTTGAAGAATTGACCCGCCGCGGCCAGCTCATCATCGCCAAGACCTATGGTTCTTTTGAAATCTGGCTTACGGTTGCTGCCATTTACCTGGTCATGACCTTGACCATTGCCCGTCTTGTAAGCTATTTGGAACGGAGGTTCGCAACGGATGATAGAAATTAA
- a CDS encoding amino acid ABC transporter ATP-binding protein gives MIEIKGLKKSFGKHDVLKGIDLTIQDKEVVVIIGPSGSGKSTILRCINYLEQPTAGEIIVDGISMSDAKSINNIRKEVGMVFQRFNLFPHMTVLQNIILSPMKTRGESKEEATKTAIQLLEKVGLADKKDAYPETLSGGQQQRVAIARALAMKPKFMLFDEPTSALDPEMVREVLDVIKDLAKDGMSMAIVTHEMGFAREVADRVLFIDEGKILEQGKPDDIFFHPKEERTKLFLSKIL, from the coding sequence ATGATAGAAATTAAAGGTTTGAAAAAAAGTTTTGGCAAGCACGACGTCCTCAAGGGCATCGACTTGACCATTCAGGATAAAGAAGTCGTCGTCATCATCGGCCCGTCCGGTTCTGGTAAGAGTACGATTCTGCGCTGCATCAATTATCTGGAACAGCCGACGGCTGGGGAAATCATCGTCGACGGTATCAGCATGAGCGATGCCAAGAGCATCAACAATATCCGCAAGGAAGTCGGCATGGTCTTCCAGCGCTTCAATCTCTTCCCGCACATGACGGTCTTGCAGAACATCATCTTGTCGCCTATGAAGACCCGTGGTGAAAGCAAGGAAGAAGCGACGAAGACGGCTATCCAGCTGTTGGAAAAAGTCGGCTTGGCCGATAAGAAAGATGCCTATCCCGAAACCTTGTCCGGCGGCCAGCAGCAGCGTGTGGCCATTGCCCGCGCGTTGGCTATGAAGCCGAAGTTCATGCTTTTCGATGAACCGACATCGGCACTGGACCCGGAAATGGTCCGCGAAGTATTGGACGTCATCAAGGATTTGGCCAAAGACGGCATGTCCATGGCTATCGTTACCCATGAAATGGGCTTTGCCCGGGAAGTCGCCGATCGCGTCCTGTTCATCGATGAAGGGAAAATCCTCGAACAGGGCAAACCGGACGACATCTTCTTCCACCCGAAAGAAGAACGGACGAAACTCTTCCTGTCGAAGATATTGTAA
- the hemL gene encoding glutamate-1-semialdehyde 2,1-aminomutase, which yields MLHLEKSAAAFAEAQTLMPGGVNSPVRSYNRIGCPPPFIAWAKGSTICDIDGNQYIDYVGSWGPIIVGHAHPRVVKALQEAATRGTSYGAPTLIESQLAKLVKEIYPSIEKLRMVNSGTEATMSAIRAARGYTGRDKIVKFIGCYHGHGDSLLVKAGSGAATFGQPDSPGVTAGTAKDTLTVAYNDADAFRELMDRCGDDIAAVIVEPIAGNMGLVLPEEGYLQLLRDETQKHGTVLIFDEVMCGFRTALHGAQSIYHIVPDMTTLGKIIGGGLPVAAYGGRKDIMDCVSPAGQVYQAGTLSGNPLAMAAGLETLRLITEDPDYIEKACAKTKILTDGLKDAAAQAGAAVQVHRAGTMFSVFFSAVPVTNYATSEASDQDAFRRYFLSMLEQGIYLAPSQFETNFVSGAHSDEDIARTVKAAETAFRAARG from the coding sequence ATGCTCCATTTAGAAAAATCAGCTGCGGCTTTTGCCGAAGCGCAGACCCTCATGCCGGGCGGCGTCAACAGCCCGGTCCGCTCGTATAACCGTATCGGCTGTCCGCCGCCGTTCATCGCCTGGGCCAAAGGCAGTACCATCTGTGACATCGACGGCAATCAGTACATCGACTACGTCGGTTCCTGGGGTCCCATAATCGTCGGCCATGCCCACCCCCGCGTCGTCAAGGCCCTGCAGGAAGCGGCCACGCGCGGCACGAGCTATGGCGCCCCGACGCTGATTGAATCGCAGCTGGCCAAACTGGTCAAAGAAATCTACCCGTCCATCGAAAAACTGCGCATGGTCAATTCCGGCACGGAAGCGACGATGAGCGCCATCCGCGCCGCCCGCGGCTATACGGGACGCGATAAAATCGTGAAATTCATCGGCTGCTATCACGGCCACGGCGACAGCCTGCTGGTCAAAGCCGGTTCCGGTGCCGCCACCTTCGGCCAGCCCGACAGCCCAGGCGTCACAGCCGGCACGGCCAAAGACACGCTGACCGTCGCCTATAATGATGCCGACGCCTTCCGGGAACTCATGGACCGCTGCGGCGACGACATTGCCGCCGTCATCGTCGAACCCATTGCCGGCAACATGGGCCTGGTCCTGCCGGAAGAAGGCTATTTACAGCTCTTGCGTGACGAAACACAGAAGCATGGCACGGTCCTCATCTTCGACGAAGTCATGTGCGGCTTCCGCACGGCCCTGCACGGCGCCCAGAGTATCTATCACATCGTCCCGGACATGACGACCCTGGGCAAGATCATTGGCGGCGGCCTGCCCGTCGCAGCCTATGGCGGCCGTAAAGACATCATGGACTGCGTCTCGCCGGCCGGCCAGGTCTACCAGGCCGGTACCCTCAGCGGCAACCCCCTGGCCATGGCAGCCGGACTGGAAACGCTGCGCCTCATCACAGAAGACCCGGATTACATCGAAAAAGCCTGTGCCAAAACGAAAATCCTGACAGACGGCCTCAAAGACGCCGCTGCCCAGGCCGGTGCTGCCGTCCAGGTCCATCGGGCCGGCACCATGTTCAGCGTCTTCTTCAGCGCCGTCCCGGTCACCAACTACGCCACGTCCGAAGCCAGCGACCAGGACGCCTTCCGCCGCTACTTCCTGTCCATGCTGGAACAAGGCATCTACCTGGCACCGTCCCAATTTGAAACCAACTTCGTCTCCGGCGCCCACAGCGATGAGGATATCGCACGCACCGTCAAAGCCGCGGAAACAGCATTCCGGGCGGCCCGGGGATAA
- the hemA gene encoding glutamyl-tRNA reductase, with protein MDLVILGLNHKTVPVAIRERFTMTPDAIHQGLQHLDDYGGLREAVVLSTCNRSEVYAVVDDIRDNEQALRDFFLDLAGRPAYDPAYFYSYTGKACIHHLFTVAASLDSLVLGEGQILSQVKQAYVMAHENGATSAILNMLFQQAIATGKRVRTETHIAYNAVSVSYTAVQMAEKSLGSLSGRNLLLYGAGQMARLTAQNFLGKGAGKLYIVNRHLDRAQELAADVGGQAVHYKEVQSVVSDVDIIIASTGAPHYVITVPRLQRFQELRQGRPLLIIDIAVPRDADPAITQIPGVTLYNIDDLQEVVHDNEATRQREAIAASYIVDEAVDTMIERYQYLSVRPVVLSLSQQAERTRRHFVKRARNKLPELTDDQFRVVENLSHILVRKILRAPLRRTVEAANTPDEDRVVRELRNVFNLDIKE; from the coding sequence ATGGACCTCGTCATCCTTGGCCTCAACCATAAGACCGTCCCCGTCGCCATCCGGGAACGCTTCACTATGACGCCGGACGCCATCCACCAGGGCCTGCAGCACCTCGACGATTACGGCGGCCTGCGCGAAGCCGTCGTCCTGTCGACATGTAACCGGTCCGAAGTCTACGCTGTCGTCGACGACATCCGGGACAACGAACAGGCCCTGCGCGACTTCTTCCTCGACCTGGCCGGCCGCCCGGCTTATGACCCGGCGTATTTCTACAGCTATACGGGGAAAGCCTGCATCCACCACCTGTTCACCGTCGCCGCCAGCCTGGACTCACTGGTCCTCGGCGAAGGTCAGATACTCAGTCAGGTCAAACAGGCCTACGTCATGGCCCATGAAAACGGTGCGACCAGTGCCATCCTCAACATGCTCTTCCAGCAGGCCATCGCCACAGGCAAACGGGTCCGGACGGAAACGCACATTGCCTACAATGCCGTATCCGTCAGCTATACCGCTGTCCAGATGGCCGAAAAAAGCCTGGGCTCCCTCTCTGGCCGGAACCTCCTGCTCTACGGCGCCGGCCAGATGGCCCGCCTGACAGCCCAGAATTTCTTAGGCAAAGGTGCCGGGAAACTGTACATCGTCAACCGCCATCTGGATCGGGCCCAGGAACTGGCGGCGGACGTCGGCGGCCAGGCCGTCCACTATAAAGAAGTCCAGTCCGTCGTTTCCGATGTCGACATCATCATCGCCTCGACTGGCGCACCGCACTATGTCATCACCGTCCCGCGGCTGCAGCGTTTCCAGGAACTGCGCCAAGGGCGGCCCCTGCTGATCATCGACATCGCCGTCCCGCGCGACGCCGACCCGGCAATCACCCAGATTCCCGGCGTGACCTTATATAACATCGACGACCTGCAGGAAGTCGTCCACGATAACGAAGCGACGCGTCAGCGCGAAGCCATTGCCGCCAGCTATATCGTCGACGAAGCCGTGGACACCATGATTGAACGCTATCAATACCTGTCCGTCCGCCCCGTCGTCCTTAGCCTGTCCCAGCAGGCCGAACGGACGCGGCGCCATTTCGTCAAGCGGGCGCGCAACAAACTGCCCGAACTGACAGACGACCAGTTCCGCGTCGTCGAGAACTTATCCCACATCCTGGTCCGCAAAATCCTGCGCGCTCCCCTGCGGCGCACCGTCGAAGCGGCCAACACGCCCGATGAAGACCGGGTCGTCCGTGAACTGCGGAATGTATTCAACTTAGACATCAAAGAATGA
- the hemB gene encoding porphobilinogen synthase → MKLNTLRPRRLRLSAPLRAMVRENHVCLNDLIYPIFVVPGTNVKEEIPSMPGCYHLSVDNAVRLAEDIYALGLRAIEVFGLPAYKDEIGSSAWDPQSPVQCAIRAIKKALPDMVIVGDVCLCQYTDHGHCGQIKDHYVDNDATLKLLNKVAVSQAEAGADIVAPSDMMDGHIASIRQALDEEGFINTIIMSYAAKYASGFYGPFRDAADSAPHFGDRRQYQMDPANGREAMKEIDLDLEEGADIIMVKPALSYLDIVYQARQRCQRPIATYNVSGEYAMVKAAARNGWIDEKRIVMEELTSMKRAGADIIITYHAVDVAKWLKNDEVEA, encoded by the coding sequence ATGAAATTGAATACCTTACGCCCCCGCCGCCTGCGCCTTTCCGCTCCCCTGCGCGCTATGGTCCGGGAAAACCATGTATGCCTCAACGATTTGATTTACCCTATCTTCGTCGTCCCCGGCACGAATGTCAAAGAAGAAATCCCCAGCATGCCCGGCTGTTATCACCTGTCCGTAGACAACGCCGTCCGCCTGGCCGAAGACATCTATGCCTTAGGGCTGCGGGCCATCGAAGTCTTCGGCCTGCCGGCTTACAAAGACGAAATCGGTTCCAGCGCCTGGGACCCGCAAAGCCCGGTCCAGTGCGCCATCCGGGCCATCAAGAAAGCCCTGCCGGACATGGTCATCGTCGGTGACGTCTGCCTCTGCCAGTACACCGACCACGGTCACTGCGGCCAGATCAAAGACCACTACGTCGATAACGACGCCACGCTGAAACTGCTCAACAAAGTCGCCGTCAGTCAGGCCGAAGCCGGTGCCGACATCGTCGCCCCGTCGGACATGATGGACGGCCACATCGCCTCCATCCGCCAGGCCTTGGATGAAGAAGGCTTCATCAACACCATCATCATGTCCTATGCCGCCAAATATGCCTCCGGCTTCTACGGTCCCTTCCGCGACGCCGCCGATTCGGCACCGCACTTCGGCGACCGCCGCCAGTATCAGATGGACCCGGCCAACGGCCGCGAAGCCATGAAGGAAATCGACCTCGACCTGGAAGAAGGCGCCGACATCATCATGGTCAAGCCGGCCCTGTCCTACCTGGACATCGTCTACCAGGCCCGCCAGCGCTGCCAGCGGCCCATTGCCACGTACAACGTCAGCGGCGAATACGCCATGGTCAAAGCGGCTGCCCGCAATGGCTGGATCGACGAAAAGCGCATCGTCATGGAAGAATTGACCAGCATGAAGCGCGCCGGTGCGGACATCATCATCACCTACCACGCCGTCGACGTCGCTAAGTGGCTGAAGAACGACGAAGTCGAGGCCTAA
- the cobA gene encoding uroporphyrinogen-III C-methyltransferase, with product MNGIVYLTGAGPGDYRLLTLRGREVLERADVVIYDYLADPRLLEFAPPTAEKIYVGKKAADHTLSQDKIIDLLIAKAKEGKIVVRLKGGDPFVFGRGGEESRALHDAGLPFEIIPGVTSAIGAPAYAGIPVTDRTAASSFAVVTGHEDPTKGQSSIHWDKLATAVDTLVFLMGVHNLPSITQQLVAHGRPATTPAALVRWGTKADQETLVATVGDIAEKAAACHFKAPAVFIVGDVVALRPSMQWFDTKPLFGLTIAVTRTHAQAPDLTHRLEELGARCLEVPTIRITPPTDGYQALDTAIADLEHYDWVIFTSTNGVDAFFRRLQHHGRDSRALGRAKLAAIGSATAKALTAYGLQADVVPGAYCAEDLAAALEPHLSGKERILIPRAKEARSVLPDTLRRWGAVVDVCQAYCTVEASENGAVLKDLLARQTIDVVTVTSSSAVRSFLSLSQAQASDLDDITFACIGPITARTCQEAGLKKIVTAQTYTIAGLAECITDWRIKQS from the coding sequence ATGAACGGTATCGTTTATCTCACTGGCGCCGGTCCCGGCGACTACCGCCTGCTCACCCTGCGGGGCCGGGAGGTCCTGGAACGGGCCGATGTCGTCATCTACGACTATCTGGCCGATCCGCGCCTTCTAGAATTTGCTCCGCCAACAGCGGAAAAAATATATGTCGGCAAAAAAGCGGCCGACCACACCTTGTCCCAAGACAAAATCATCGACCTGCTCATTGCCAAAGCCAAAGAAGGCAAGATTGTCGTCCGTCTCAAAGGCGGCGACCCCTTCGTCTTCGGCCGCGGCGGCGAAGAAAGCCGGGCGCTCCACGACGCGGGCCTGCCCTTTGAAATCATCCCAGGCGTCACGTCGGCCATCGGCGCCCCGGCCTATGCCGGTATCCCCGTGACCGACCGGACGGCGGCTTCGTCCTTTGCCGTCGTCACAGGTCACGAAGACCCGACCAAAGGCCAGTCATCGATTCACTGGGACAAACTGGCAACGGCCGTCGATACGCTGGTCTTCCTCATGGGCGTCCACAACCTGCCATCCATCACCCAGCAGCTCGTCGCCCACGGCCGTCCTGCGACGACGCCGGCAGCCCTGGTCCGCTGGGGCACCAAGGCCGACCAGGAAACGCTGGTGGCTACGGTCGGAGATATCGCCGAAAAAGCGGCGGCCTGCCATTTCAAGGCACCGGCCGTCTTCATCGTCGGCGACGTCGTCGCCCTGCGGCCGTCCATGCAGTGGTTCGACACGAAGCCCCTCTTCGGCCTGACCATCGCCGTCACCCGGACCCACGCCCAGGCGCCGGACCTGACACATCGCCTGGAAGAACTGGGTGCCCGCTGCCTGGAAGTGCCGACCATCCGCATCACGCCGCCGACAGACGGCTACCAGGCGCTGGATACTGCCATAGCGGACCTGGAACATTACGACTGGGTCATCTTCACCAGCACCAACGGCGTCGATGCCTTTTTCCGCCGTCTCCAGCATCACGGCCGCGACAGCCGTGCCCTGGGCCGGGCCAAACTGGCCGCTATCGGCAGTGCCACGGCCAAGGCCCTGACAGCTTACGGCCTCCAGGCTGACGTCGTCCCCGGCGCCTACTGTGCCGAAGACCTGGCCGCCGCCCTGGAGCCGCACCTTTCCGGCAAAGAACGCATCCTCATCCCCAGGGCCAAAGAAGCCCGGTCGGTCCTGCCCGACACACTGCGCCGCTGGGGCGCCGTCGTCGATGTCTGCCAGGCCTATTGCACCGTCGAAGCCAGCGAAAACGGCGCCGTCCTGAAAGACCTCCTGGCCCGCCAGACCATCGACGTCGTGACCGTCACCAGCTCGTCAGCCGTCCGCAGTTTCCTCTCCCTGAGCCAGGCCCAGGCCAGCGACCTGGATGATATCACCTTCGCCTGCATCGGCCCCATCACGGCCCGTACCTGTCAGGAAGCGGGCCTGAAAAAAATAGTGACAGCCCAGACCTACACCATTGCCGGCCTGGCTGAATGTATTACAGATTGGAGAATCAAACAGTCATGA
- the hemC gene encoding hydroxymethylbilane synthase, giving the protein MKRNLTIGTRRSQLALWQANYVAEALRRHDPELTVQLQHIVTQGDKILDVPLARIGGKGLFTTELEQRLLDGTIDLAVHSLKDLPADVPDGLCLAAITARHHVHDAFVSNTYASLEALPAGARIGTSSLRRKAQLLHTRPDLFVADLRGNVDTRLKKLDDGQYDAIILAEAGLQRLGRADRITQLLPVDTMIPAVGQGALAIETRADDESLKQALAFLNDEGTAAATTAERTFLAAINGSCQVPVGVYGTVQDGILTLQSIIAAPDGSQVCRTTTRGSAADSAAIGHEAACTLLDDGGRRILTDLGIIPTY; this is encoded by the coding sequence ATGAAACGTAATCTGACTATCGGTACGCGGCGCAGCCAGCTGGCCCTGTGGCAGGCCAACTACGTCGCCGAAGCCCTGCGCCGGCACGACCCGGAACTGACCGTCCAGCTCCAGCACATCGTCACGCAAGGCGACAAAATCCTCGATGTCCCTTTGGCCCGCATCGGCGGCAAAGGTCTGTTCACGACAGAACTGGAACAACGCCTCCTGGACGGCACCATCGACCTGGCCGTCCACAGTCTGAAGGACCTGCCGGCGGACGTCCCGGACGGCCTCTGCCTGGCAGCCATTACGGCCCGCCACCATGTCCACGACGCCTTCGTTTCCAATACCTATGCGTCCCTGGAAGCCCTGCCGGCCGGTGCCCGTATCGGCACGTCGAGCCTGCGCCGCAAGGCCCAGCTCCTCCACACCCGGCCTGACCTGTTCGTCGCCGATCTGCGGGGCAACGTCGACACGCGCCTGAAGAAGCTCGACGACGGCCAATACGACGCCATCATCCTGGCCGAAGCCGGTCTGCAGCGCCTGGGCCGGGCCGACCGCATCACACAGCTCCTGCCCGTCGATACGATGATTCCCGCCGTCGGCCAGGGCGCCCTGGCCATCGAAACCCGCGCAGACGACGAATCGTTGAAACAGGCCCTGGCCTTCCTCAATGACGAAGGCACCGCCGCTGCGACGACGGCCGAACGGACCTTTCTGGCCGCCATCAACGGCAGCTGCCAGGTCCCGGTCGGCGTCTACGGCACCGTCCAGGACGGCATCCTGACGCTGCAGAGCATCATCGCCGCTCCCGACGGCAGCCAGGTCTGCCGCACGACGACACGCGGCTCCGCGGCGGACAGCGCCGCCATCGGCCACGAGGCCGCCTGCACACTCCTCGACGACGGCGGCCGCCGCATCCTCACTGATTTGGGCATCATCCCGACCTATTAA
- a CDS encoding precorrin-2 dehydrogenase/sirohydrochlorin ferrochelatase family protein, which yields MYPINLDLTGQACLVLGGGSVAERKVRRLLDEGAVVTVIAPALTPALQILAEEHQLSWQRRTYQPGDETTFFLIICATDDEAVSQAVSAAAKAQGKLLNVCDVPDLCNFTLPSIVRQGDLQLTISTNGKAPAFSRWLRKHLEQHFDERYGRWMAELAAIRKEGQALLATSRDRQAFWRQALTDDVMDLVENNEIDAASSLLRKRLAAWERKNHET from the coding sequence ATGTATCCTATTAACCTCGATCTTACCGGTCAGGCCTGTCTGGTCCTCGGCGGCGGCAGCGTCGCCGAACGCAAGGTCCGGCGTCTCCTCGATGAAGGGGCCGTCGTAACGGTCATTGCACCGGCCTTGACACCAGCTTTGCAGATTCTGGCCGAAGAACATCAACTGTCCTGGCAAAGGCGGACCTATCAGCCTGGCGATGAAACCACCTTCTTCCTCATCATCTGCGCCACCGATGACGAGGCCGTCAGCCAAGCCGTTTCAGCTGCTGCCAAAGCCCAGGGGAAACTGCTCAATGTCTGTGACGTCCCGGACCTGTGCAACTTCACCCTGCCCTCCATCGTCCGCCAGGGCGACCTGCAGCTCACCATCTCCACCAACGGCAAGGCGCCGGCCTTTTCGCGCTGGCTCCGGAAGCACTTGGAACAGCACTTCGACGAACGCTATGGCCGCTGGATGGCTGAACTGGCCGCTATCCGCAAAGAGGGCCAGGCCCTCCTCGCGACCAGCCGGGACCGCCAGGCCTTCTGGCGCCAGGCCCTGACCGATGACGTCATGGACCTGGTAGAAAACAACGAAATCGACGCCGCCAGCTCCCTCCTCCGGAAGCGGCTGGCCGCCTGGGAAAGGAAAAACCATGAAACGTAA
- a CDS encoding flavodoxin family protein: MKVILLNGSRREKGCTYTALSVVADTLKENGIDAEIVHALPDDAIVDAVAEKMKTADGLVIGSPVYWASPSGEIISFMDKLAGKAGAALTHKVGATVTSARRAGTTATLDVLNKYLSYHQMVSVASNYWPMVHGNTPEDVKKDEEGLQIMRTLGRNMAWILKCIEAGKKAGIEAPATEAKIMTNFIR, from the coding sequence ATGAAAGTTATCTTATTGAATGGCAGCCGCCGCGAAAAAGGCTGCACCTATACAGCACTGTCTGTCGTCGCCGATACGCTCAAAGAAAACGGCATCGATGCAGAAATCGTCCATGCCCTTCCCGATGACGCCATCGTCGACGCTGTCGCCGAAAAAATGAAGACCGCCGACGGCCTGGTCATCGGCTCGCCGGTCTACTGGGCTTCGCCGTCTGGTGAAATCATCTCCTTCATGGATAAACTGGCTGGTAAAGCCGGTGCTGCCCTGACCCATAAAGTCGGCGCTACCGTCACCTCGGCCCGCCGTGCCGGCACGACAGCCACGCTGGACGTCCTCAACAAATACTTGTCCTACCATCAGATGGTCAGCGTCGCTTCCAACTACTGGCCCATGGTCCACGGCAATACGCCGGAGGACGTCAAGAAAGATGAAGAAGGCCTGCAGATCATGCGGACCCTCGGCCGCAACATGGCCTGGATCCTGAAATGCATCGAAGCCGGCAAAAAAGCAGGCATCGAAGCCCCGGCAACAGAAGCGAAGATCATGACCAACTTCATCCGCTAA